ATTCGATGGCTCGCGAATATCTGGATCTCGCCCAGGAGTTCGGGGCGAGAAACGAGCCCACCGAACTGTCGATAAAACTGACCGCTCTGGGCCTGCATCTCGATGAAAGCGCATGCATGGCGCGAGTTTCGATGATTCTGCGAGCGGCAGCATCGTCCGGAATCAGCGCGTGCATCGATATGGAGGACATCAGTTGCACCCAGAAAACTCTCGACGCGTTCGCGAAGCTGGAAGCCGACGGATATCCAATCGGAATCGCACTGCAAGCGTATTTGATGCGTACGAGCGGTGACATCGTTCCACTGCAGGCACGCAAGAGCCGCATGCGCATTTGCAAGGGAATTTATGCAGAGGCAAACGAGCATCTCGTCGATGGTGCGTCGAAGGATCGGGCAGCGATCAATCCGCACTTCGTTCGACACGTTTCAGGCGCAATAGAGGCGGGATCGTTCGTGGGCATTGCAACGCACGACGCGCAATTGATCGATACGTTGACCCATTGGCTGCAACGCGAGCGGATTGACAGGTCTCGATTCGAGTTTCAGATGTTGTTGGGGGTGTGCGAGCCGCAGCGTGATGCTTTGCTTGCGCAAGGATTTAGCGTTCGCGTCTATGTGCCATACGGTCATGACTGGTACGGCTACAGCACGAGGCGAATCAAGGAAAATCCGCGAATTGCCGGCTATATCCTGGCCGCGATGCTACGCGGCCATCGGGCTCGCTAATCCTGACAGCAGGGGACCGACCATATCGTTGGTCCCGCTTTCTATCAGGCGTTGCCGGTGTCTCGCCGACCATAGCGCGAAAGCGCAGCAATTTCCTCCCGCGCGCGAACCACACAGCCAGTAAAAAAGAGCTGCTGCTAAATCGACTCCGCCGGCGGCCAGGTTGCCTGCGCCGCACGGCTATAAGCGGGTCTCTGCGCCAAACGCTGCGCATACCGCACGAGCGATTCCGCAGGCCTCGCAATACGCCGATTGAACAATGCAACCGACAGCAACGAGCCAAGCATCACATCGGCAGCGGAAAAGTGATCACCCAATAGCCAGGGGCCGGTCGAAAGAGCCTGGTCCAGGACTTCGAGCATTCTGGACCGGTCTCCCCACCCGCGACCGCTCGCGGCCAACGGATCGTCCGGTTCCTGCAAGTAAATCGCAGGCTCGAAAACCGCGGTGGAAAAGATCATCCAGCGCAGGTAGCTGCCTCGCTCGGGGGCATCCAGAAGCGGAGCCAGATTGCCCGGACTGTAGCGATCCGCCAGATAAATGCAGATGGCCGGATTTTCCGAAACTGTCACCGGGCCGTCCGTTAGCGCGGGAACCTTGCCCATCGGGTTGACCTGGAGGAAGCGTGGTGATTTTTGAGCGCCTTTGCGTAGGCTGAGGGTCTCC
This Pirellulales bacterium DNA region includes the following protein-coding sequences:
- a CDS encoding glutathione S-transferase family protein; amino-acid sequence: MPDITLYFAPASRAFTPRWLLEELGLPYRVETLSLRKGAQKSPRFLQVNPMGKVPALTDGPVTVSENPAICIYLADRYSPGNLAPLLDAPERGSYLRWMIFSTAVFEPAIYLQEPDDPLAASGRGWGDRSRMLEVLDQALSTGPWLLGDHFSAADVMLGSLLSVALFNRRIARPAESLVRYAQRLAQRPAYSRAAQATWPPAESI
- a CDS encoding proline dehydrogenase family protein; this translates as MRILNTMAARAIPLVPRSLIRKISRRYIAGETLADARTRIGALHAAGFRTTVDVLGETASSSDQADSMAREYLDLAQEFGARNEPTELSIKLTALGLHLDESACMARVSMILRAAASSGISACIDMEDISCTQKTLDAFAKLEADGYPIGIALQAYLMRTSGDIVPLQARKSRMRICKGIYAEANEHLVDGASKDRAAINPHFVRHVSGAIEAGSFVGIATHDAQLIDTLTHWLQRERIDRSRFEFQMLLGVCEPQRDALLAQGFSVRVYVPYGHDWYGYSTRRIKENPRIAGYILAAMLRGHRAR